The Coleofasciculus sp. FACHB-T130 nucleotide sequence TGTCTATAAAAGAGTGGAATTCTGATAATATTGTCTGGCTCCGACTAACACTTGTAAAAAACTTAGCAGTTTCGTAGTCAAACCAAATTGGTTCTCCTAGTACAATAACCAGCCGCTGTGGGTGCGCTCGCAGTTCACCAACAGCATTTTCTAAGTTACTGAGGAGATTTTGCTGCTTCTCGGCAATTATTAGCTGCTTTTGAGCCTTCTTTTCGTAATAGTCTCCGCTAATTAGACCAATCGTTGTTCCTAAAACCGCTATGCCGATAGCCAAGGAATAACCGTAACCAATTTTTTTGGCTATACTCAAGCGCGGAATGAAGCGTCTTACCCAGTTTGTAGAAAATTTCAAGGTGTTCCCTTGGTTATCTAAGTTAGGCTTATCTGCAACCCCATGTCTTTTGAGATCCATTGAGGAAAGTCTAGAGGTTTAAAAAAACAAGAAAAATATCCAAAAATAGTCAAATCAAGCGATTAAAGCTATTGAACAAAACTACCTTGTCCAATAGCTTTATAGACCTCGCGAATCATATTGTAATCAGCATCATTCGCCGGAACTATCTGAGAGCCTTTGTACTTACCTTCCTCGACGGATAAAAGACTTTGAATTAGTTTGTCCTGATTTTTAATTGCGCGATCTCTCATCTCTTTAACGAATTCAGGAGCGAGCTTACTACTAGCAACAAATAAGTCCTTGGGGAGAAGCGGCCCTTTCACGATTAGCGGTAACTCACTCTCAGATAAGCCTTCATCTTGGAGGAATTTCTCATACTTAACAGTAGACCCTCCCCAAGCATCAACCTCACCTTTTTTCAAGGCGGGTAGTCCCTGACTTCCTAACATGAGGATTTTTAGGTCAGATTTAGGATCTAATCCAGCATCAATCAAAAACTTGGTGGGACCCAGATAACCGCTGGTTGAGCCTAACTGCCACATGGCAATTTTTTTACCTTTCAACTGTGCTACTGACTCGATCTTGCTGTTAGCAGAGACACAGATAGCTGCATGGTAGTTTGGTCGAGTGATGCC carries:
- a CDS encoding PhnD/SsuA/transferrin family substrate-binding protein, producing MLAKIMRRRHFFWYSLILITSCTAASNPNDRDSPSNARNFPEKLRFTVTEIPSLEELQRNYGGLRTALEEVLETKLEFVPVETYIAAAAALQSDQLDLVLTGPSEYVIMRARTNAVPVIGITRPNYHAAICVSANSKIESVAQLKGKKIAMWQLGSTSGYLGPTKFLIDAGLDPKSDLKILMLGSQGLPALKKGEVDAWGGSTVKYEKFLQDEGLSESELPLIVKGPLLPKDLFVASSKLAPEFVKEMRDRAIKNQDKLIQSLLSVEEGKYKGSQIVPANDADYNMIREVYKAIGQGSFVQ